The Blastocatellia bacterium genome segment GGCCCGAATGCCGATTTCTTTGCTTCTGCGATTGAGGACGTCAGCAATCTCATCGTCCCGACGATCAGCATTTTCGAGGTATTCAAGCGTGTGTTGCAGCAACGCGGCGAGAGTGATGCGCTCCAGGCGGTCGCGTTAATGCAGCAGGGGCGGGTAGTAAACCTAGAGGTGTCGGTCGCGTTGCAAGCGGCCAAGCTCAGTAATGATCTCAAGCTGCCGCTAGCGGATAGCATAATCTTAGCGACGGCCCAAGCTCATAACGCCACGTTGTGGACGCAGGATTCAGACTTCGACAGATTGCCGGGTATACAGTACAAACCAAAGAATACAGCCCCATGAGCTACGCCTAACAATGACATGCACCGGAGCCGCCGCCGCGCGATTCAGGTGACTGCTTGTGAGGCCGCTCGGCGGCCCGGTAATGTCCGGCGTTAGATGCTTGCGCTATTCCTTGCACCCTGTTCGCATTGGCGGCCATAAAGGCGTAAAATACCAATCTGCAATAACTGCTATGATGGAGTGGGGAATATGAGCACGGCTATTGAAACCCTCTTGGTCAGTTCGGCAAATGTCTGCGGTGGGCGCTTACGCATTGAGGGCACTCGCATCACCGTAAACCAAATCGTGAGCTTGTACAAACAGGGATATACTCCCGAAGAAATTGTAGACCAATACGCTAACCTGTCTTTCGCGCAAGTGTACACCGCACTAGCTTATTTCCACGCAAACAAAGAGGAGATAGAAGCCGACTTGCAAGCTGAGAGGGAAGAAGCTCTAAGGCTTGAGGGAGAATTCACTGAAGCAGGATAAAGCTCAATGCAAATTCGTTTGTATGTAGATGAAGACGCAATGGCACGGGCAGTTGTGTCTGGGCTTCGAGCCCGCGGAGTTGATGTAACGACAGTACTCGAAGAAGGGATGTCAGAGAAAGACGACATAGACCAATTGGAGTAGGCAACGCAGCAAGGGCGAGCGATCTATACATTCAATGTCGGGCATTTCTGCCAGCTTCATCGCGAATATCTTGCGCAGCGAAAGAACCATGCGGGAATAATTGCGGTCTACCGGCAAAGGTACTCTGTCGGTGAACAGATCAAGCGGCTATCAAATCTGATAAACACAAAGTCTGCTGAAGAGATGAAAGATAATCTCTACTTCCTTTGAAAACTACATACTGACAGATTGTGGCTTGCGTAAAGAGCATCTAACAAGGCGTTGCAGCGGAGGCCGCGAAGCACAGTTCGTATGGATGCTGGTGAGACCGTGCGCGGCCCCGCTGAACGCGGGCGTTAGATGGCCTCATACTGTTTAAATTTAGTGAAAGTATATGATGAAAAGAGTATGGCTTGGTCTACGTAGATTTGTTAATGATCTCTTAGATCGTTCGGCAAAGACAAAAAAATAT includes the following:
- a CDS encoding type II toxin-antitoxin system VapC family toxin, with translation MNVVDSSAWLEYFADGPNADFFASAIEDVSNLIVPTISIFEVFKRVLQQRGESDALQAVALMQQGRVVNLEVSVALQAAKLSNDLKLPLADSIILATAQAHNATLWTQDSDFDRLPGIQYKPKNTAP
- a CDS encoding DUF433 domain-containing protein — translated: MSTAIETLLVSSANVCGGRLRIEGTRITVNQIVSLYKQGYTPEEIVDQYANLSFAQVYTALAYFHANKEEIEADLQAEREEALRLEGEFTEAG